In Fundulus heteroclitus isolate FHET01 chromosome 18, MU-UCD_Fhet_4.1, whole genome shotgun sequence, a single genomic region encodes these proteins:
- the neu4 gene encoding sialidase-4, with translation MRSPYFPARSVLFHKEANGVTYRVPALLYLSRFRSFLAFCEERLSPSDSQAHLLVMRKGTFYRNYVEWKDMCVLGTAALPGHRSMNPCPVYDEFTGMLFLFFIAVLGHTSESYQLVTGDNVTRLCYISSSDGGDTWSKPTDLTETVIGATIKDWATFALGPGHGIQLKSGRLLIPAYAYHIECRECFGQLCLTTPRAFCFHSDTHGRSWRFGEAIPAPESVECQMVSVDQDDGSNVLYCNARSPLGCRVQALSLDDGAAFQEGQLVQRLVEPRNGCHGSVVGFPAPLHLYKALRGHTSLCRHWTSFMAYTDHTHLPNSQSSHNSSLSPNMPPAPDPSPPPDFLTPTWVAYSHPTWTTARRDLGVFLSLFPRDPDSWRGPWVIYEGPSAYSDLAYLELPPSPGEPPAVAFACLFECGTKTAYDEISFSIFSLYELINNLPGAGELGSESEGNESRRAGETCGEQEPRSAPVIHQTPHMKKRRRKSKLMKTCSVS, from the exons ATGAGGTCTCCCTACTTCCCAGCGAGGTCGGTGCTCTTCCACAAGGAGGCCAATGGAGTGACCTACAGAGTCCCGGCTTTGTTGTACCTGTCCCGCTTCAGGTCCTTCCTGGCTTTCTGCGAGGAGAGACTGAGCCCGTCTGACTCCCAGGCTCACCTGCTCGTCATGAGGAAAGGCACCTTCTACAGGAACTATGTGGAG TGGAAGGACATGTGTGTTCTGGGCACTGCCGCTCTGCCCGGTCACAGGTCCATGAACCCGTGTCCCGTGTACGACGAGTTCACCGGCATGCTCTTCCTGTTCTTCATCGCCGTCCTCGGCCACACCTCGGAGTCCTACCAGCTGGTGACCGGGGACAACGTGACCAGACTCTGCTACATCTCCAGCTCTGATGGCGGAGACACCTGGAGTAAACCCACGGACCTCACCGAGACCGTCATCGGAGCCACTATCAAAG ACTGGGCCACCTTCGCTCTGGGCCCGGGTCACGGCATCCAGCTGAAGTCGGGCCGCCTGCTGATCCCCGCCTACGCCTATCACATCGAGTGCAGAGAGTGCTTCGGGCAGCTCTGCCTGACCACCCCGCGCGCCTTCTGCTTTCACAGCGACACCCACGGCAGAAGCTGGCGCTTCGGCGAGGCCATCCCAGCGCCGGAGAGCGTGGAGTGTCAGATGGTGTCCGTGGACCAAGACGACGGCTCCAATGTGCTGTACTGCAACGCTCGCAGCCCTCTGGGGTGCCGGGTGCAGGCCCTCAGTCTGGATGACGGCGCTGCGTTTCAGGAGGGGCAGCTGGTGCAGCGCCTGGTGGAGCCTAGAAACGGCTGTCACGGAAGCGTCGTTGGGTTCCCCGCTCCGTTACATCTCTATAAAGCTCTGAGAGGTCACACATCCCTCTGCAGACACTGGACATCCTTTATGGCCTACACTGACCACACCCACCTACCAAACTCACAGTCATCACACAACTCCAGTCTGTCTCCAAACATGCCGCCTGCACCCGATCCCAGCCCCCCCCCAGACTTCCTGACCCCCACCTGGGTGGCGTATTCCCACCCAACATGGACCACCGCCCGCAGAGATCTGGGTGTGTTTCTCAGCCTGTTTCCAAGAGATCCGGACAGCTGGCGCGGCCCCTGGGTGATCTACGAGGGCCCCAGCGCTTACTCTGATCTGGCCTACCTGGAGCTGCCGCCTTCTCCCGGAGAGCCGCCGGCGGTGGCCTTCGCCTGCTTGTTTGAGTGTGGTACGAAGACGGCGTACGATGAAATCTCCTTCAGCATCTTCAGCCTCTATGAGCTGATTAATAACCTGCCGGGGGCTGGAGAGCTGGGAAGTGAGAGCGAGGGAAACGAAAGTCGGCGAGCAGGTGAGACCTGTGGCGAACAAGAGCCTCGGAGCGCACCGGTCATCCATCAGACGCCTCacatgaagaagaggaggaggaagagcaaGCTGATGAAGACCTGCTCTGTTTCTTAA
- the wdr53 gene encoding WD repeat-containing protein 53: MGSLWSEGHSSSILCVGGSPGPEGLIASGAEGGEVTLWTQEGAVVRRLVLPGQDDVTSAAFSPAGAAHLYVSHGDTVSVFDPRNLKGPAEEFQGAGEEEINALALNETGSAVALADDSGAVRILEIPGGKVCRTLRRHTNICSSVAFRPHRPNNLVSVGLDMQVILWGLQKTRPLWTLNLQDVAEEEDDHQQRPGQLFNPPLAHCVSVSSCGNVVGCAAEDGRVHLMRIGSGSKLEQQGAVKAHTQGASQAHFLSAFSHPYWMVTGGNDGHVALWDLSKHPVVAPEGKTGTSQATAPQRRKGKRREQAQEKSKAEREEAEEEDEAAAKEQEEEKSGPKLSISHGEKVNWLYPAVLKGGVSVMVADQSPNLTVYPLSQL, encoded by the exons ATGGGCAGTCTGTGGTCTGAGGGCCACTCGTCCTCCATCCTCTGTGTCGGTGGGTCTCCTGGCCCAGAGGGGCTGATAGCGTCAGGTGCCGAGGGCGGAGAGGTGACGCTGTGGACTCAAGAGGGCGCCGTCGTACGCCGCCTCGTTCTCCCTGGACAGGATGACGTTACCAGCGCAGCGTTCTCACCGGCAGGTGCAGCCCACCTGTATGTGTCGCACGGAGACACGGTGAGCGTGTTCGACCCCAGGAACCTGAAGGGCCCGGCGGAGGAGTTCCAGGgggcaggagaggaggagatCAACGCTCTGGCTCTGAATGAGACGGGTTCAGCCGTGGCTCTGGCTGACGACTCGGGGGCGGTGAGGATACTGGAGATTCCAGGTGGGAAAGTATGTCGGACTCTGCGCAGACACACAAACATCTGCTCGTCTGTGGCTTTCCGACCTCACAGACCCAACAACCTCGTTTCTGTCGGACTGGACATGCAG GTGATTCTGTGGGGCCTCCAGAAGACCCGCCCGCTGTGGACCCTCAACCTCCAGGACGTGGCAGAAGAAGAGGACGACCACCAGCAGCGCCCGGGTCAGCTTTTCAACCCCCCTCTGGCTCACTGCGTATCCGTGTCGAGCTGCGGGAACGTTGTGGGCTGCGCCGCAGAGGACGGCCGGGTCCATCTGATGCGGATCGGCAGCGGCTCCAAACTGGAGCAGCAGGGGGCCGTAAAGGCACACACTCAGGGGGCCTCGCAGGCCCACTTCCTTAGTGCTTTCTCCCACCCTTACTGGATGGTGACAGGGGGGAACGACGGCCACGTGGCCCTCTGGGACCTCAGTAAGCACCCGGTGGTGGCTCCGGAGGGAAAGACTGGCACGAGCCAAGCGACAGCGCCTCAGCGCCGGAAAGGTAAGAGAAGAGAGCAGGCTCAGGAGAAATCGAAGGCGGAGAGGGAAGAGGCTGAAGAGGAGGACGAAGCAGCTGcaaaggagcaggaggaggagaaatcCGGACCCAAACTGAGCATCAGTCACGGCGAGAAGGTGAACTGGCTGTACCCCGCTGTGCTGAAAGGAGGAGTGAGCGTAATGGTGGCAGATCAGAGCCCCAACCTGACCGTCTACCCTCTGTCTCAGCTTTAG
- the srprb gene encoding signal recognition particle receptor subunit beta isoform X1, producing MGKRTDAEMPENPLEPYIESIRQQLEEQDPVLLVGVIVALAVVVITCVFLKYFLTSKTVRSAVLLVGLCDAGKTLLFIRLLSGKFKRTQTSITDSSAPYKAKNDRGSTWTLIDLPGHDSLRSQYLEKFKSAARAIVFVVDSAIFQKEVRDVAEFLYMLLTDTVVCRNAPTLLVACNKQDITMAKSAKLIQQQLEKELNTLRVTRSAVLSAQDGSVGGSVYLGKKGKDFEFSQLPMKVEFLECSARGSKGDDGGADVESLEKSLAKL from the exons ATGGGGAAGAGAACGGACGCGGAGATGCCAGAGAACCCCCTGGAGCCTTACATTGAGTCCATTcggcagcagctggaggagcaggACCCGGTGCTTCTGGTCGGAGTTATCGTGGCTCTGGCGGTGGTTGTCATCACCTGCG TCTTTCTGAAGTACTTTCTAACCAGCAAAACTGTCCGGAGCGCCGTGCTGCTGGTGGGACTGTGTGACGCCGGGAAAACCCTTCTGTTTATCCGA CTGCTGTCGGGGAAGTTCAAGCGCACGCAGACCTCCATCACAGACAGCAGTGCTCCGTACAAAGCTAAAAACGACAGG ggcagcacctggactctgatagacctaccaggacatgacAGTCTGCGGTCTCAGTacctggagaagttcaagtCAGCAGCCAG AGCTATTGTGTTTGTGGTGGACAGCGCCATCTTCCAGAAGGAGGTCAGAGATGTGGCAGAGTTTCTCTACATGTTGTTGACGGACACGGTGGTCTGCAGAAACGCTCCCACTCTGCTGGTGGCCTGCAACAAACAAG ACATCACGATGGCGAAGTCTGCTAAACTGattcagcagcagctggaaaaGGAACT gAACACCTTGAGAGTGACTCGCTCCGCAGTTCTGAGCGCTCAGGATGGCTCGGTGGGAGGCAGCGTGTATCTGGGGAAGAAAGGCAAGGACTTTGAGTTCAGCCAGCTGCCCATGAAGGTGGAGTTCCTGGAGTGCAGCGCCCGCGGCAGCAAGGGCGACGACGGGGGTGCTGATGTGGAGAGCCTGGAGAAGAGCCTGGCTAAACTGTAA
- the srprb gene encoding signal recognition particle receptor subunit beta isoform X2, producing the protein MLISVFLKYFLTSKTVRSAVLLVGLCDAGKTLLFIRLLSGKFKRTQTSITDSSAPYKAKNDRGSTWTLIDLPGHDSLRSQYLEKFKSAARAIVFVVDSAIFQKEVRDVAEFLYMLLTDTVVCRNAPTLLVACNKQDITMAKSAKLIQQQLEKELNTLRVTRSAVLSAQDGSVGGSVYLGKKGKDFEFSQLPMKVEFLECSARGSKGDDGGADVESLEKSLAKL; encoded by the exons ATGTTAATTTCAGTCTTTCTGAAGTACTTTCTAACCAGCAAAACTGTCCGGAGCGCCGTGCTGCTGGTGGGACTGTGTGACGCCGGGAAAACCCTTCTGTTTATCCGA CTGCTGTCGGGGAAGTTCAAGCGCACGCAGACCTCCATCACAGACAGCAGTGCTCCGTACAAAGCTAAAAACGACAGG ggcagcacctggactctgatagacctaccaggacatgacAGTCTGCGGTCTCAGTacctggagaagttcaagtCAGCAGCCAG AGCTATTGTGTTTGTGGTGGACAGCGCCATCTTCCAGAAGGAGGTCAGAGATGTGGCAGAGTTTCTCTACATGTTGTTGACGGACACGGTGGTCTGCAGAAACGCTCCCACTCTGCTGGTGGCCTGCAACAAACAAG ACATCACGATGGCGAAGTCTGCTAAACTGattcagcagcagctggaaaaGGAACT gAACACCTTGAGAGTGACTCGCTCCGCAGTTCTGAGCGCTCAGGATGGCTCGGTGGGAGGCAGCGTGTATCTGGGGAAGAAAGGCAAGGACTTTGAGTTCAGCCAGCTGCCCATGAAGGTGGAGTTCCTGGAGTGCAGCGCCCGCGGCAGCAAGGGCGACGACGGGGGTGCTGATGTGGAGAGCCTGGAGAAGAGCCTGGCTAAACTGTAA